The [Actinobacillus] rossii genome contains a region encoding:
- a CDS encoding DSBA-like thioredoxin domain, with protein MVNKTKIYYLFDPLCGWCYGASATLQKLNEIYPLTLTPTGLFYQSGRKMDADFARYAWGNDQRIEKLTGQSFSQAYLENVLQGQGEFNSANSLLALTAVQQIAPEKELAVLSALQTARYVDGLDNADFAVVEQVLHKLNFSQAVPLLSEQSTKVALEQRLQFGQQLANHCGVQGVPQLIVEKDERLHIVPSQLLYGDVQSLDSYLKQL; from the coding sequence ATGGTAAACAAAACGAAAATCTACTACTTATTCGATCCCCTTTGCGGTTGGTGTTACGGGGCATCGGCAACCTTGCAAAAACTCAATGAAATCTATCCGCTTACGCTCACACCAACAGGCTTGTTTTACCAAAGCGGTCGGAAAATGGACGCAGATTTTGCTCGTTATGCGTGGGGTAACGACCAACGAATTGAAAAATTGACCGGCCAGTCGTTTAGTCAGGCGTATTTGGAAAACGTATTGCAAGGGCAGGGCGAGTTTAATTCGGCAAACAGTTTGCTGGCTTTAACGGCGGTGCAACAAATCGCTCCAGAAAAAGAGCTTGCTGTGTTGTCAGCGTTGCAGACGGCACGTTATGTGGACGGTTTGGATAATGCTGATTTTGCAGTGGTTGAACAGGTGTTGCATAAGCTCAATTTTAGCCAAGCTGTGCCGTTGCTTAGCGAACAATCAACAAAAGTAGCGTTAGAACAGCGTCTTCAATTCGGGCAACAACTCGCCAACCATTGTGGCGTGCAAGGCGTACCGCAGTTGATTGTGGAAAAAGACGAACGGTTGCATATTGTGCCAAGCCAGTTGTTATATGGAGACGTTCAATCGTTAGACAGTTATTTGAAACAGCTGTAA
- a CDS encoding phospholipase/carboxylesterase, whose product MLSRREFLIMSAGSALVASFPTLANTGAKPQNATAITQVFGDGVRLTAIAVEYNQPVTSGQFEPKDFTVEGRTITNAFVSHSASLEKTETGHFVIVQLSPDDANLSLSEMIPMANATVRPKPTDGGKPWVAGDKPATNLIYKDPTATIKADGTKLTTSAVKNLIVDDFQQLTFDDPETSKSLRYNLYVPQNQGDKPLPLVLFMHDAGVTSEFHRATLLQGLGAVSWASPEDQAKRPCFVLAPQFDEIIVDDKSQASPMLETTIHLIETLRKQYNIDGNRIYSTGQSGGCMMTIAMNIKYPDLFAACFLVAGQWGADLVAPLAKKKLWILVSADDLGAFPGQNAITEKLAKEGVKISREIWDARWNANEYRFAYDKIIVQGNPINYTVFAKDTVFLPGADKKGASGHRNTWRVAYTIEPIREWLFEQVKG is encoded by the coding sequence ATGTTATCTCGCCGCGAATTTTTAATTATGAGTGCTGGCTCGGCTTTAGTTGCCAGTTTCCCTACCCTCGCCAATACTGGCGCTAAACCACAAAACGCCACTGCAATAACTCAAGTCTTCGGTGATGGTGTACGTTTAACCGCCATTGCTGTTGAGTACAACCAGCCTGTTACAAGCGGTCAGTTTGAGCCAAAAGATTTCACAGTGGAAGGACGCACGATTACTAATGCATTTGTGAGCCATTCCGCCAGTTTAGAAAAAACGGAAACAGGCCACTTTGTGATTGTGCAATTGTCCCCTGATGATGCCAACTTGTCCTTATCGGAAATGATCCCCATGGCAAATGCAACGGTTCGTCCTAAACCCACAGACGGCGGCAAACCTTGGGTAGCTGGTGACAAACCAGCAACCAATTTAATTTACAAAGATCCCACCGCAACCATTAAAGCGGACGGCACTAAACTCACCACCTCTGCGGTAAAAAATCTGATTGTGGACGATTTTCAGCAATTAACTTTTGACGATCCTGAAACAAGTAAATCGCTCCGTTACAATCTTTATGTGCCACAAAACCAAGGTGACAAACCGTTACCTTTGGTGCTGTTTATGCACGATGCGGGTGTGACCAGCGAATTCCATCGCGCCACCTTATTGCAAGGTTTAGGTGCGGTTTCGTGGGCAAGCCCTGAAGATCAGGCTAAACGCCCTTGCTTTGTACTGGCACCACAGTTCGATGAGATTATCGTGGACGATAAATCCCAAGCCTCCCCAATGCTGGAAACCACCATTCATTTAATCGAAACCTTGCGTAAACAATACAACATTGACGGCAATCGTATTTACTCTACGGGACAATCAGGGGGCTGTATGATGACGATTGCAATGAATATCAAATACCCTGATTTATTTGCAGCTTGTTTCTTAGTCGCAGGACAATGGGGCGCGGATTTAGTCGCGCCGCTTGCGAAGAAAAAACTGTGGATTTTAGTTTCTGCCGATGATTTAGGGGCATTCCCGGGGCAAAATGCCATCACAGAAAAATTAGCAAAAGAAGGGGTAAAAATTAGCCGTGAAATTTGGGATGCACGTTGGAATGCCAATGAATACCGCTTTGCTTATGACAAAATTATTGTACAAGGCAATCCGATCAATTACACCGTTTTCGCCAAAGACACGGTTTTTCTACCGGGTGCGGATAAAAAAGGAGCAAGCGGTCACCGCAATACCTGGCGAGTGGCTTACACCATTGAGCCAATTCGTGAATGGTTATTTGAACAAGTGAAAGGCTAA
- the hcr gene encoding HCP oxidoreductase, with amino-acid sequence MANTNKNPLCINELQVHSIIKEAPNVTTLNFIAQDFYQYKAGQYAMVSIRNTPHIARAYSLSSTPGESRFVSITVREIENGKGSTWLNNEVKVGDQVWFSDPMGDFSCEKVIAENYLLAGAGSGVTPVISMARWLLVNRPEVNVTVIHSVHSPEDVIFKSEWAELVAKYPKLNLVINASVNATDEMKSGRINKEMVAAAVPNIQDYTVMTCGPESYMNALKTIVLELGVPEERFFTEAFFDSATQGGVDYDKQTTLTINGATKQTFNVPVGMTLLAALEENQQPVTSGCRTGLCGLCKTQVTSGDIEVVRTGDLTETEIAQGYVLACSCRVKKDVNITA; translated from the coding sequence ATGGCAAATACAAATAAAAACCCGTTATGTATTAATGAATTACAAGTTCATTCCATTATTAAAGAAGCGCCCAATGTCACTACATTGAATTTTATCGCACAGGATTTCTATCAATATAAGGCAGGGCAATATGCGATGGTAAGCATTCGCAACACGCCACATATTGCCCGCGCTTACTCACTCTCATCAACACCAGGTGAAAGCCGTTTTGTATCGATCACCGTACGCGAGATTGAAAATGGGAAAGGCTCTACTTGGTTAAATAACGAAGTAAAAGTCGGCGATCAAGTTTGGTTTTCTGACCCAATGGGTGACTTTAGCTGTGAAAAGGTTATTGCAGAGAATTATTTACTAGCAGGGGCTGGTAGTGGCGTGACACCCGTGATTTCAATGGCTCGTTGGCTATTAGTCAACCGTCCAGAAGTGAATGTCACCGTTATTCATTCTGTTCACTCGCCAGAAGACGTGATTTTCAAATCAGAATGGGCCGAATTAGTAGCGAAATATCCAAAATTAAATTTAGTAATTAACGCTTCGGTAAACGCAACGGATGAAATGAAATCAGGTCGTATTAACAAAGAAATGGTTGCCGCAGCAGTACCGAATATTCAAGACTATACCGTAATGACTTGTGGTCCAGAAAGCTATATGAATGCGTTAAAAACAATCGTTCTAGAGCTAGGTGTGCCAGAAGAACGTTTCTTCACAGAAGCTTTCTTTGATTCTGCAACACAAGGTGGCGTAGATTACGATAAACAAACGACATTAACAATTAATGGCGCAACCAAACAAACATTTAATGTACCGGTTGGTATGACACTACTTGCAGCATTAGAAGAAAATCAACAACCCGTTACATCAGGTTGTCGCACAGGTTTGTGTGGTCTATGTAAAACTCAAGTGACGAGCGGTGATATAGAAGTTGTTCGTACTGGAGATTTAACTGAGACAGAAATCGCTCAAGGCTATGTTTTAGCATGTAGCTGTCGTGTCAAAAAAGATGTGAATATCACGGCATAA
- the hcpA_1 gene encoding Beta-lactamase hcpA precursor, which produces MMKKYLWLLLSVAIVACSSTAQNNQKEQAKAVFDQAVAIYQQKNYTQALPLFAQASEMGHIKANRYIGLSYLNGTGVAKDVNKAFEQFSFAAERGDVTSKYWLGYCYENGLGTPKEMTKAVYWYQQAAKRTDHIGEPAREALKRLGYH; this is translated from the coding sequence ATGATGAAAAAATATCTCTGGTTATTATTGAGCGTGGCTATCGTGGCGTGCAGTTCAACTGCGCAAAACAACCAAAAAGAACAAGCTAAAGCTGTTTTTGATCAAGCGGTCGCAATTTATCAACAAAAAAATTATACTCAAGCCTTACCTCTATTCGCTCAAGCCTCAGAAATGGGGCATATTAAAGCCAATCGTTACATTGGCTTAAGTTATTTAAATGGAACGGGAGTGGCAAAAGATGTCAATAAAGCCTTCGAGCAGTTTAGCTTTGCTGCTGAACGTGGCGATGTGACCAGTAAATATTGGTTGGGCTACTGCTATGAAAATGGCTTAGGCACCCCCAAAGAAATGACTAAAGCAGTCTATTGGTATCAACAAGCGGCTAAACGTACTGATCATATTGGCGAACCGGCAAGAGAAGCCTTGAAAAGATTAGGCTATCACTAA
- a CDS encoding Uncharacterized conserved protein, producing MKIELTHIKIRDLVENYSDTAENGVTGYNGKLDIRPKYQREFVYKEAQRNAVIDTVMKHFPLNIMYWVKREDGTFEVLDGQQRTISICQFVKGDFSVEYQYFHNLTQDQKNTFLDYELTVYQCEGTDSEKLAWFKTINIAGEKLTDQELRNAVYAGSWLTDAKRYFSKSGCVASSLGDKYVKGSPIRQEFLETVLGWIYPTENDKESNPHKSIESYMALHQHDEHATKLWNYFQSVINWVKTTFPNYRKEMKGLEWGLFYNTHKDRDLNPTTLEAKIKTLMEDDEVSKKSGIYAYILTGEEHYLSLRAFTDKDKRTMFERQDGICPHCNGKFKIEEMEADHITPWSQGGKTDLNNGQMLCKSCNRKKSDK from the coding sequence ATGAAAATTGAACTAACTCATATCAAAATCCGTGATTTGGTTGAAAACTACTCGGATACAGCTGAAAATGGTGTAACAGGTTATAATGGCAAATTGGATATTCGCCCTAAATATCAGCGTGAATTTGTCTATAAAGAAGCTCAAAGAAATGCCGTTATTGATACTGTAATGAAACATTTTCCGCTCAACATAATGTATTGGGTAAAACGTGAAGATGGCACGTTTGAAGTATTAGACGGTCAGCAACGCACTATTTCTATTTGCCAATTTGTGAAAGGTGATTTTTCCGTAGAATATCAATATTTTCACAATCTCACTCAAGACCAGAAAAATACTTTTTTAGATTATGAATTAACCGTTTACCAATGCGAAGGAACGGATAGTGAAAAATTGGCGTGGTTTAAAACTATTAATATTGCGGGCGAAAAACTTACTGATCAAGAACTGAGAAATGCAGTCTATGCAGGTAGCTGGCTAACTGACGCTAAACGATACTTTTCAAAATCAGGCTGTGTTGCGTCAAGTCTTGGCGATAAATATGTGAAAGGCTCGCCTATTCGTCAAGAATTTTTGGAAACTGTTTTGGGATGGATTTATCCCACTGAAAATGATAAAGAAAGCAATCCCCACAAAAGTATTGAAAGCTATATGGCATTACATCAACACGATGAACACGCCACAAAATTATGGAATTATTTTCAATCAGTCATCAACTGGGTAAAAACCACCTTCCCAAACTACCGCAAGGAAATGAAAGGGCTTGAATGGGGGCTATTCTATAACACTCATAAAGACAGGGATCTAAACCCAACGACACTTGAAGCTAAAATCAAAACACTAATGGAAGATGACGAAGTTAGCAAGAAATCTGGCATTTATGCTTATATTTTAACTGGCGAAGAACATTATTTGAGCTTAAGAGCCTTTACAGATAAAGATAAACGCACAATGTTTGAACGGCAGGATGGCATTTGCCCACATTGCAATGGTAAATTCAAGATAGAGGAAATGGAAGCTGATCATATTACCCCTTGGTCACAAGGCGGTAAAACTGACTTGAATAATGGACAAATGTTATGTAAAAGTTGCAACCGAAAGAAAAGCGATAAATAG